From Demequina lutea, a single genomic window includes:
- a CDS encoding GNAT family N-acetyltransferase, giving the protein MQNLRMRIMRASDVPAVTELNNSAYPAVTILTEEEMANLFALCDISLVATNRDKQVTAFLLSINMGKPYESENYRWFEERGVRHQYIDRVVVSPSAKGTGVGRALYESVFEHARQCGANEVTAEINVRPANPSSMAFHERLGFQRLSEQETKGGSIRVALLARSVY; this is encoded by the coding sequence ATGCAGAACCTGCGGATGCGCATCATGCGTGCGAGCGACGTGCCCGCCGTCACCGAGCTCAACAACTCGGCCTACCCTGCCGTCACGATCCTCACCGAGGAGGAAATGGCCAACCTCTTCGCCCTCTGTGACATCTCGCTCGTCGCCACCAACAGGGACAAGCAGGTCACCGCCTTTCTGCTGAGCATCAACATGGGAAAGCCGTACGAGTCGGAGAACTACCGCTGGTTCGAGGAGCGGGGCGTGCGCCACCAGTACATCGACCGAGTCGTCGTGAGCCCCTCAGCCAAGGGGACCGGTGTGGGAAGGGCGCTCTACGAATCCGTGTTTGAACACGCGCGCCAATGCGGGGCAAACGAGGTCACGGCCGAAATCAACGTGCGCCCCGCCAACCCAAGTTCGATGGCGTTTCACGAACGGCTTGGCTTCCAAAGACTGTCTGAGCAGGAGACCAAGGGCGGCAGCATCAGGGTCGCGCTTCTCGCACGCTCCGTTTACTAG
- a CDS encoding DHA2 family efflux MFS transporter permease subunit translates to MTSEREAWRALWALVIGFFMILVDTTIVTVANPSIQRGLHTGTNSVIWVTSAYLLAYAVPLLITGRLGDRYGPKRIYLVGLVIFTLSSLACGLADALPGSGIGNLIAARGVQGIGAALMTPQTMAVITRTFPAAKRGSAMALWGATAGVASLLGPLLGGVLVDGPGWEWIFFVNVPIGVGAFIAARALVPDLETHSHTFDWLGVALSGLGMFGLVFGLQEGQSHDWVAWIWVCIGGGVALLVVFVLTQGRGGREPLLPLKLFKDRNFSLANATIASVGFMVTSAFIPIAYFFQVVLGLSPTQSALMTAPSAVATMVLARVAGKLTDAVHPRYLVVPGTLLVSASLWLYSLLMAPGASILALLVPSLMLGVGSAFMWGPISSTATRNLPLQDSGAGAGVYNTTRQIGSVLGSAAIATLIANRLAAHMPAGFGASQGQSSAGLQLPAALQGGFATAMSQTLVLPAVVVLAGTLVAAFFVRPLHLRDGAQGPSKRSVREARP, encoded by the coding sequence ATGACCAGCGAACGCGAAGCCTGGCGTGCCCTCTGGGCGCTCGTCATCGGCTTCTTCATGATCCTCGTCGACACCACCATTGTCACCGTGGCCAACCCGTCAATTCAGCGGGGCTTGCACACCGGCACGAACTCGGTGATCTGGGTGACGAGCGCCTATCTGCTCGCGTACGCGGTGCCCCTGCTGATTACCGGAAGGCTCGGCGACCGGTATGGACCCAAGCGCATCTATCTCGTGGGACTCGTCATCTTCACGCTGTCTTCGCTTGCGTGTGGCCTTGCGGATGCACTTCCCGGCAGCGGCATCGGCAACCTGATCGCCGCGCGTGGCGTTCAGGGAATCGGCGCCGCTCTCATGACGCCCCAGACGATGGCCGTGATCACCCGGACCTTCCCCGCGGCCAAGCGCGGAAGCGCCATGGCGTTGTGGGGTGCCACTGCGGGGGTGGCCAGCCTGCTCGGTCCTTTGCTCGGCGGCGTGCTGGTTGACGGCCCCGGCTGGGAATGGATCTTCTTCGTCAACGTCCCCATTGGCGTGGGCGCATTCATCGCGGCGCGGGCGCTCGTGCCCGATCTTGAGACGCACTCGCACACCTTCGACTGGCTCGGGGTGGCCCTCTCTGGGTTAGGCATGTTTGGTCTTGTGTTCGGTCTCCAGGAGGGGCAGTCCCACGACTGGGTCGCCTGGATTTGGGTCTGCATCGGCGGCGGGGTGGCCCTCCTGGTCGTCTTCGTACTGACTCAGGGCCGCGGCGGACGTGAGCCGTTGCTGCCGCTGAAGCTCTTCAAGGACCGCAACTTCTCGCTGGCCAACGCCACCATCGCCAGCGTCGGATTCATGGTGACGTCGGCATTCATTCCGATCGCCTACTTCTTTCAGGTGGTGCTCGGGCTCAGTCCCACCCAGTCGGCCCTGATGACCGCGCCGTCGGCTGTCGCGACCATGGTATTGGCGCGAGTGGCGGGCAAGTTGACTGATGCCGTGCACCCGCGATACCTGGTGGTGCCTGGAACGCTGCTCGTATCTGCTTCCCTCTGGCTGTACTCCCTGCTCATGGCCCCGGGTGCGTCGATCTTGGCGCTGCTCGTGCCCTCACTGATGCTCGGGGTCGGGTCCGCCTTCATGTGGGGCCCCATATCGTCTACCGCGACGCGCAACCTGCCGCTCCAGGACTCGGGCGCGGGAGCGGGCGTGTACAACACCACGCGTCAGATCGGCTCGGTCCTGGGTTCGGCCGCGATTGCGACCCTCATCGCCAATCGCCTTGCCGCCCACATGCCTGCGGGTTTCGGTGCCTCCCAGGGGCAATCGTCTGCGGGGTTGCAGCTTCCCGCTGCGCTTCAGGGCGGGTTCGCGACGGCCATGAGTCAGACTCTCGTGCTGCCCGCGGTGGTCGTCCTCGCAGGCACGCTGGTTGCGGCGTTCTTCGTGCGGCCTCTTCACCTGCGGGACGGCGCGCAGGGGCCTAGTAAACGGAGCGTGCGAGAAGCGCGACCCTGA